The following is a genomic window from Acipenser ruthenus chromosome 19, fAciRut3.2 maternal haplotype, whole genome shotgun sequence.
gagctttttttagatgttacagttataaaataaagacttggattgcattattgaggagtttggtgataaaacgagtgatcaagagatgattcatctgtatgtactattattaagagatatttgaaaaatatagcgaacaaggggtggagctgggctggagatgcagtacttagtgtcctgttgatatgcagtgccttttaaacctgttttactgtgaaaaatatttaaacagcgcgtctaaaataaactgcgcgtgtgaaaataaattggacctgacgcgcctgagacgcgccgaataaatggaccgctaagctTGTAAATTACATTTCTGCATAACTAGCCAATTGTCACGATACAATCTGGACATGGAAATGGTTAAAATAGACCTAGTGATGTGCATTTCATACTGAAGATGTACGATTCTCAATTGCATTGTCCCCTAAGAATAATTATAGTTCTCTTGAACTCCTATTGTTTTTACAACAAAGTAAATACTGGGAAGAAGAGATGCAGGAGCTCAAAGATAAGTTTTACTCTGCTCAGTAATTGGTGAAAGTGTAATACATGATTGGAACAGGGAGAGAATGGATATTAGGAAACAGCATAGCAAGCAGCTTCCaacagttgatttaaaaaaaaaaaaagataaaagattgATCCACCAGTGTTAACATACAAGGTCAGTTCATTACATGCATGAAAACCCAAGTGATTCCAACATGGTCACAGTACACAgcacattgttttaaaaagttaaaatattGCAAATACATTCTTGGAGTTGAGAAACAGaatacttttattttgaaatgtaacttAGATAAAAGTATTTCCTTCctgctgtttattctgtttactacccccccccccccccctcccccacacactGAACAGACTGTGCTTTTTCaaacaacaacatttataaaGTTGAGTGCCTTGATATGGCATGcaaattatattttgtttaaatatataaaaatacacattagACATCTGGGCATTTAACTATATTTACGCCACAAGACCCAGTCGTTGCAGGAGAATCAGGACTCCTGTACTGAACAATACTGCACatttaaatcaaaacacaaacagcCACACCAGGTAGACAAAAGGAACAATTCAGGAAGCAGAGCAGAAAAGCCAAGCCCAAACGCACACCTGCTGGTGCATTAAAGCCATAGGAGCAGGATTTTAGTTTTTGACTTCAAAGTTCAACAATCTTTTGGAATTTAGAATCTGTCAATGCTCATAGGCAAGTCTAATCACCCCAAAAATGGTTTGTAGAGCCACAATTATACTCTAGGTGGATGAGAGgggcaaaaaaaaagaagttaattCTTGCAATTGAGGCACCATTCTGGCAACTAATGTAACTGGAAGCAGATGGTTTATGCCTATACTACATGCCTACTTTGTGATTCCAAGCCTAAATTTAGGGGAAGTTGGGCTTTCTACACTGGTTGGGGGAGGGGGGATTGACTGCTTGGTTCTTATGGAATAATATTGAATGGTCAAAGCCCTCAACTTCAGTAACTTCACCCCCTAGTCAGGTTGTAAATCAATAGCTCAATCATCACTACAAATGTAATCAGAACACACAAGACAACTTACTTGTGAGGTGGTTGAACGAATTTGGCAGGACAAATACTTCAATACAAATTCAATACTTTTAGCCATCAGAATTTCTTAGATTAGTCATAATGTGACCACTCAATATTTAGCCCTAAAATCAAGAGGACAGCATGGACACCTTTTGATTTTTTAAGAAAAAGTATATGGATGTCTTAAGGGGATGTTCATAGTGAATGTGGCATGGATCGTCCGTCCGAAGATCTGTATTGTATGTGTCTAGTTTATAAGGAGATGTGACCCAGCTGACACTCACCCAGTGCTGCCTTCAAACAAGAACGTGGCGAGCAGCTACTTGCCGTGGTGTTCGAAGGGAATGCTATTCTGAGGTGGGGGGGAAAAGACAGCCATTTGTGAAGAAAGAATACATTACAACTGGCCAGAAAATCAATTATAACCACCATGATTTAGTAATCCAATCTTATGACTTCCCATTTATGAATGTGAAATCAGATCAGGACCTAAAACATGGAGTTCGTCAGATCCGATATACTCTTCCAAAATAAACCTTAATCCAGATTTTATATGAATTTAATCCAGATTTTTCTGAACTGTCCGTCTAATAGGCCAGAGGGTATTCACGGTACTCAGgtaaacaaacaattaaacaaaagcaaaaaaggtATTTCAAAACATTgctagggtaaaaaaaaaagtcttcctcATTCAGTGTGaggaaggggaaaaaagaaaatccGAGATTGGATTTAAGGGTAACTGACAATGCTGTTCATGCAGACTGGACTCAATTTGTTTCTGTCAATACAGAGTACAGCTACTTTAAAAATGGACACCAAGGCAAATGGCACTAACTTGTTACAGACAGTCCAGAACTCCACACTGGATTGGATTACCAAATCATGCAAGTAAAACTTGCTGATTGTTCTTTAACCTTTTACCAAATACATACATATGACAAACCTGATGGAAAGAGGGCAGTCGCTTTTTTgagtttttataaaatgtattggcTGATGCAGCCCACTTTAGTGTGACAGGGGAACAAGAGATAAGCTAATGGAGAACCTCAACTGCAATTTTTTATCCCACGAGTTACCCCTAAAAGAGAAtcttaaattaaaaatgtttacaCTGTGTCAACTGCAAGCTTTGCCACAAGACAATGACCACTCCACAATGTTAGAAACACTAAGCAAATAAAAGGTCTGGTTACCGAAGCCAAATAGAGATTTCAGCCCACTAAAACAAGTCTATTTGGAATATGCTGCATAAAGTGGCTTTCATGTGTGGGGAAACCAATCTTCACTGTAGGATAAAACTATACAACTTCTGGCCTTTGCTGGAGTCATTCAACTAACTTCTGACTCTTTGGCCAACTTGATTAAATATTAATACCACTACAACTTGCATATATATCCATGCAAGATACCTAGTTATCTCCAAATTCCTGTTTTTAATCAATTCTTCAATAGTACCTCCTCCCTTCCCCCGACAGCAGTAGTTATTCAGCATTTAAAATTGAGATATCACACCATTTGAAACTGCAATACATGCAATTAAATAACCACACTGAAAGTGTTTAGTTACAAATCTAAGCTCCTTTGCCCTTCTCAGTTGAGCCACAAAGTCAGCAGCTATGCGGGGGGATATCCGTGACAGCCCCCTAGTTCATCCATAGAAACTACCACCTTGCACATTATGCTAAATTACAGTGGCTTATCCCCAAGATGCCCCACAATGAATAATGtttgcaaatactgtacatatccaATCTCAAATTAAACTGTTAAACTAAACATTAAAATATGCaatcttttctgcaaaaccaggtCCTAAAATGTTAGATTTCTTAATGTCAATCCTAAAAGCAACTGTGACAATCCCTTTTCTAAGCCTGtaactttaaataaatgtttataaaatactaaaaataaatcatgcacaCAACAGGGGTGAATAGCTGCTGCTGCGATTTACTACAATTACGCCCACGGTGTTGCTGTTTGGGTATTCACAGTAAGGCGAGCTCTGGTGGGCTGTGAACCCTAAACACAGGACTCTGATGTGAGGCTTTGCTGTTGAGTGAATGAAGTCTTACTCATACCTGTGACGTTGACATGCGTGAGGTGTCCTGCCTCCCTGTGAGGTCAGAGGAGGAGATGTTGACTGGGGCACCGCGGTGCAATCTCATACTGACTTTCCTCTCGCGCTCCATTCCCGATACAGGGCGGGGGGACGTATTTGCTACAGACAAAGGAAAGGGTCAAGTCACACACCTGCAATATTTGATCTCGCTAATGCCGTTTCCATCAGCACCATTAAACTGGGCTGTAAAAAGGGCAAATCGGCATTGTCCATTTACAGTCTACAAATACAGCTTTCAAACTCTGGTCATATTGAAAAAGCAAAAAGCAACCTCAAGTTCTTGTGGTACCaagattgtatttaaaaaaagtaatacaaactcAAAATATTTAACACCTTAAACTGAATCAACCAAATGCCTTTACAGTGAAaggaaattaaatgtattttacacaaaggaaattaaatgttttacacTGAAAGGAAATTAAATGTCTTACACAAAGGAATTTACATTTCTTCtggctttactttttttttttaatgttattgaaaattgttaaatattcattatataagaGCTCATTTTGAAAAGcagcgcaaactatatacagtcagttttcttcatgtgtacaatttatttacaggctgtttgccaggtgcgctttgtttgtttacatcaaacacagaggggcgtacttacaaagcatttttaaaactgattcgctggtagggtgggaccagcaaatcagatgctaatTAACacgagcaggtaaagaagagcacgcccactgcttgtgtggcagaaatactgtaaatagcaaggcagggcgttcggtgcagtttcattgataaacttaaaGTTATTAACAATGCGAGTTACAATTATGTAATTACTgaattatccagtatttatatcgatgtatataatgaggaatggaatagATTGAAAAATCAATTTTCGATTTACCGTAAAACTCCAATTAAACGACTCCGGcgtttctttacaatatttgccagcagacccggcgcgtactGGAGACCGGCGTTTATACTggatcactagcttcacatgcttcatgcggtcattgagaagccgctaacacacaaccttgtagcaacattgtaactcaatttaaacattccagcaactttgttaaaaggttgtgtgtcagtgggaactaagtaacagttttgttttataacaaaattacattgtattgtacaccctcaagtacaaagtgaaagtattattacagtctttttatatgcactggttaaggaggatacggtatgcaaaacgttggaaatTTACAAGCAGAagtatgaatttgtatttaaaaaacataattagatctaccattgttaataacaataaaagttaaatccactaaaagacagccctgtagatatcagaacacaggcaTGTAGGTTACGCTATTAGGGTTTGTACACAATGTATACATCAGGATATAGCTACCACTTCCTTGAGGGGGTATCTAACAAAATGAACACCAGAGCATTGACTATTTCATACTATCCTGTTTTACACTGAAAGGCTTTAGGTCAGAAAGAATCTGGACTTGCCCTTTGTTCCTACCAGTGTGAGAGGTGGGAGTCAGGGGAGTGGGCGGTGCGACATCCTGGGTTCCCCTTGGCCTTCCAGCGGTTGTGGGCGGCAGCACCCTAGTGCCTGGATTCCGTGTGTGCCTcattctctcctctcgctccctCCTCTCTCGCTCTGCATCTTCGGCAGCTCTGTTGGCACCCTGAGAAACAAAAAGAATGCATGATGTCAAACAAGATTATACTGGAAGATGTGGAGAGAAGACAAGATTACCTTCTTTTGTTAAACATGACATGCTGTGACAAAtacaatgaatcttggttgtaaatctccctcccgacctgtgagggcgctaagcagcaaggACAGAGTtttttggacgggctggcctgacagttctttccccgggttgGGAAGTCAGTCATTCTGGAAGGCGGCGAGACTCAGTTGCAATAACGttttgacccggaagggaaactatgtagtagccgcagattgtaaaggcagctgcactcctttaccaaggggtcatgcgtgacagcatacaAGGGGGACGGAGAATGGTAAATCggttccttcgcattggtttgtAGTGAGTAAGAGCCAGAAGGACGGTACCCCGTGTATTTAAAGTAAaattgtgagtgttgtgtttgtttgcaaTTGTCTCGTCTTGTACATTACCAGAAAGTTAACAGTTCTGGAGCTGTCACCAGGGGCCAGCACGaaaccagacaacactgcacctttgtcacaaatataaaattTGTGAGGCAGATATTGTTTATAATTTGGGATTGTCTGTTCTTATTATGTACCCCAggctgtacacattggtgtgtactgCTGGGGAactattgtttggtcgccagacctggaaataaaataaaaacatttctaaaaactgcattacaattctctgtctgcttctttcacgcattgcatcacccctgcacctgtctACAATAAACCACTTTACCACACATGCCCATTACCAAAATGTCCCAAAAACACAGCTGTATTTAACAAAGAGATTGCATAAGAATTATTTTCAATGCTCTACAGTGTGATGATGGTGTAGTCAAACATTCAGCTGGACTTTAAAAAGGTGCTTCCTTTTATCAAACTGGGGACAATACTCACAAATTTAAGCATGTTCCAGTCGAACACGTAGTCATAGGAAAACCCTTGTCTGTGGAAGAGATTCCTGAAGAGTTGTCGCAGGTATGAATAATCTGGCTTGTCATCAAAACGAAGAGACCGACAGAAATTCAGGTACGTTGCAAACTCGGCTGTAATGAAAAGCATAAAATGGTTTTATACCTCAATGTTGTATTTGCAACTTGCAACCCTTTATAGCAAAGGTGCACAACCAAAGTTCTCAGGCcgcatatccagaaaactagtttaacctcATATTTATAGCGGGCTGCACATTACCAAAGAATAATCAGGATTTAACCCActgctgcaatatacatagacgcacacacacacatataattaatatatatagattgtaagaaatatatataaaacacatatatgtgtgtgtgtatatttattttatatatttattttatatatatatatgtgtgtgtatatatatatatattacacacacatacacacacccctaaaccccattgagatgatGTGGCAGgtcctgaaacgagcagttcatgcgcGAAAACCCGCatatgtcaccgagttgaagcagttctgcatggaggagtgggccaaaattcctctaCGGCGCTGTgaaagactaatcaataactacaggaggctgctaaaggtggcgtaaccagttattgagtctaagggggcgataactttttcacacgggggcactgggtgttgcataactttctttaataaataaattaaatatgtatcaaatttttgtgttatttgttcactcagggtcccttttatctaatattaggttttggttgaagatctgataacattcagtgtcaaatatgcaaaaatgcagaaaaacagGACTAGGCAAATACTTtcatggcagtgtgtgtgtgtgtgtgtatatatatatatatatatatatatatatacacacacacacacacacactgtgtatgtgattatatatatatatatatatatatatatatatatatatatatatatatatatatatatctcacatacacacagtgtgtgtgtgtgtgtgtatatatatatatatatatatatatacacatatatacatatatacatacatatatatatatatatatatatatatatatatatatatatatatatatatatatatatatatatatatatatatatatatatatatatacacacacacacatacatacacacacacacactaccggtcaaaagttttagaacacccccatttttccagtttttattgaaatttaagcagttcaagtccagtgaataacctgaaatggtacaaaggtaagcagtaaactgccagaggttaaaaaaaaaaaagtttaggttaccaaaaactgaaaaataatgtacatttcaaagttatacaaaaaggcctttcagggaacaagtaatgggttaacaacttacagctgttctgcagcaatggaagtaaattaagccttaaAAGTTGATgttaacaattcctacaggtgtcccaacttttgttgattacttacaaaccctctgtctgtataaaagcagtgttggaacagactgtgttactacaccctcttaagcattatttggacagtattgtactgcaggaagtagtatattgctctcataatggcgagaaaaaggcaattaacaaaggaagacagacagaccattataacccttaaaagtgtaggtctttcctttagagaaattgcaaagaaagccaaggtgtcagtgagtacagtttcctacaccatcaaaaggcacttggaaactggaggaaactctgacaggaagaggtctggcagacccaaagccacaacagaatcagaagacaagtttctgagagtcaacagcttgcgtgataggcggctcacaggacaacagcatcaagcacagcttaacactggtcgaagtaagcaagtctcagtttcaactgtgaagagaagacttcgagctgcaggtttgacaggtcgagtggcagtaagaaagccattgctaagatggcaaaataagaaaaagaggcttgcctgggccatgaagcaccaccagtggactactgaagactggaaggtcttatggaccgatgaatcaaaatttgaaatcttcggttcatcacgcagggtttttgtacgccgtcgagtaggcgaaaggatggttcctcggtgtgtgacaccaactgtcaaacatggaggaggaagcgtgatggtctggggctcttttgctggatccagagtcagcgacttgcacagagtgagtggcaccctgaaccaaaactgctaccacagcattttgcagcgccatgcaatactctctggtatacgcctagttggtcaggggttcatcctacagcaagataatgacccaaaacatacctccaggctatgttagaactaccttagaagaaaacaacaagacggtaggcttcaaatcatggaatggccagcacagtctccagacttaaaccccatcgagctggtttgggatgaactggacagaagggtgaaagcaaagcaacctacaagtgcaacgcatttgtgggaacttctgcaacagcgttgggaagaactttccgaacaatatttgatttccattgtagaaagaatgccacgagtgtgttcggctgttatatctgcaaaaggtggctactttgatgagtcttaatttagattaaattttgttaaacaaaacgattccatgatttttttatctccaattgtttatttgttctatgctttaatttcagagtacattgagacattaaactgcgtaaatttcaataaaaactggaatggaggtgttctaaaacttttgaccgatagtgtatatatatatatatatatatatatatatatatatatatatatatatatatatatacacacacacatacacacacacacgtatacacacactatatatatatatatatataatatatatatatatatatatatatatatacacacacacatacacacacacacacatatacacacactatatatatatatatatatatatatatatatatatatatatatatatatatgcaacttcccttagaattactgttaGTTCGTACTGCATGATACtacacaaacaaatacacaaaacaattaaaGCATTAATATCATTCTGCTACCATATACAGACGCAGTGcataatacaaagcaaattaaatatctacttgctgaagtagtttttattttagccgaTGAGCTGCTCAGTTGTAGCAGGCAGCAATGTAACAGAAGGCACAGGGAAGTGATGTCACCTCCCTAGCCACAAGCCTCCTATATTGGGAATGGGTTgtttcaatgcagcaggtttgtgcatttgagaaaggagaggaagactcaatTAAGACTCaatgatgagaagcaattaccctccgcagtatgaATTAAAAAGGTGTGCTGATTCTCATGCGAAAAAGCAAGTTAAAGGTTTAAAAATATTTACGATATATTACGTGAAACAGAATACATACACTGGGCCGCAGTCAGACGATAAACGGGCCGCCTGCGGCCCATGTGTCCCTGCTCTATAGCATGGTGTATGTTTAAACATTTGTTTCAGGTTCCATCATTTCAAATGGCCTGGTAATAGGGAAGACAATTTCTGTTTAAATGAACACATAAAAATGGCTCCAGTCATCTGGAGCTTGACTTAAGTACCCCaatccttttaaaaaaagcttatgAAATGTTTTGTTCAATTTAACCCTCTGTTACAGGATTTTAAACAAAGGGCTACATACATGGGTAACCCTTGCAGAGGACTTCAATGGGGGTTGACATTTTCTTCTCGCTGATTCGTTCATATTTTTGCCTCTTGGTGGCTGCTTTGAGGCCCTGCCAGGGCAGAGAGCCCAGGTTGAAATACATCAGCACATAGCCCAGGGACTCCAAGTCATCACGACGGGATTGTTCTGTTGAGGGTAGGGGAGTAAACAAATTTGAAAATAGAATAAACCACACATGTCATTAAAATACAGACTCTGACCACTTGGTTCAAGAGAAGCACTAGCATGCAATTAATTGAACAGTCTAACACAGGTTGATGGAACTTGTACAGAGCCATGTGCGAACACACATTCCAATTATTACATAGCTTAGGGACTAATAAATAGCATTCATAATATAAAAGGAATtccaaaacatgtaaaaaaatgctTTCCCACCAAGTACAAATTACAagtatgaaaatatatatatgctaCAAAACTTGTTTAAGACATTAACAAAGACTTTTAGCTGAATCAATAAATCAAtgactacatacagtatattttcccTTTCTAATGATATTACATGCGAACTTGCATACCGATTCCCAGATGTGTGTTGATGGAAGCGTAACGGGCTGTGCCGGTCAGGTTCTTGTTCTCACGGTACGGGATGTGCTGGTGTGTGCGTGCATCCCGGTATTTCTTGGCAAGGCCGAAGTCGATGATATAAACAAGGTTCCCCTTCTTCCCCAGTCCCATTAGGAAGTTGTCAGGCTTCACATCTCTGTGGATGAAGTTCTTCGAGTGGATATACTCAATGCGGCTTATCTAAAATAGGATTCAAGCCCTGCAAATTAAACACCATTACACTGCAACGGAAGGGTCTACtttacaaagtaaaaaataaatatttatatattcaaCTCGAGGCAAAGGTTTACTGGAGTACAAAAAAAGCCTGTTTCTTCTTGGGACTATTTAAAGGAATGTAGTAAGTTAAATAAGttagaaaaaaaagattgaacaaaacaaatgttaataaaaataaaatttggtAACAAATCAACAAGACAGTTCTAAAAACAAGGACCTGATTGACAGGCACCTTTTCATATCTTCAGATTCTGATATGCTCATTACTTGGAATGTC
Proteins encoded in this region:
- the LOC117424567 gene encoding casein kinase I isoform X3 → MELRVGNRYRLGRKIGSGSFGDIYLGKQATEGTSSGSIKGADIAAGEEVAIKLECVKTKHPQLHIESKIYKMMQGGVGIPTIKWCGAEGDYNVMVMELLGPSLEDLFNFCSRKFSLKTVLLLADQMISRIEYIHSKNFIHRDVKPDNFLMGLGKKGNLVYIIDFGLAKKYRDARTHQHIPYRENKNLTGTARYASINTHLGIEQSRRDDLESLGYVLMYFNLGSLPWQGLKAATKRQKYERISEKKMSTPIEVLCKGYPSEFATYLNFCRSLRFDDKPDYSYLRQLFRNLFHRQGFSYDYVFDWNMLKFGANRAAEDAERERREREERMRHTRNPGTRVLPPTTAGRPRGTQDVAPPTPLTPTSHTANTSPRPVSGMERERKVSMRLHRGAPVNISSSDLTGRQDTSRMSTSQNSIPFEHHGK
- the LOC117424567 gene encoding casein kinase I isoform X2, which encodes MELRVGNRYRLGRKIGSGSFGDIYLGKQATEGTSSGSIKGADIAAGEEVAIKLECVKTKHPQLHIESKIYKMMQGGVGIPTIKWCGAEGDYNVMVMELLGPSLEDLFNFCSRKFSLKTVLLLADQMISRIEYIHSKNFIHRDVKPDNFLMGLGKKGNLVYIIDFGLAKKYRDARTHQHIPYRENKNLTGTARYASINTHLGIEQSRRDDLESLGYVLMYFNLGSLPWQGLKAATKRQKYERISEKKMSTPIEVLCKGYPSEFATYLNFCRSLRFDDKPDYSYLRQLFRNLFHRQGFSYDYVFDWNMLKFGANRAAEDAERERREREERMRHTRNPGTRVLPPTTAGRPRGTQDVAPPTPLTPTSHTANTSPRPVSGMERERKVSMRLHRGAPVNISSSDLTGRQDTSRMSTSQHSLRTPRQVAARHVLV
- the LOC117424567 gene encoding casein kinase I isoform X4, which codes for MELRVGNRYRLGRKIGSGSFGDIYLGADIAAGEEVAIKLECVKTKHPQLHIESKIYKMMQGGVGIPTIKWCGAEGDYNVMVMELLGPSLEDLFNFCSRKFSLKTVLLLADQMISRIEYIHSKNFIHRDVKPDNFLMGLGKKGNLVYIIDFGLAKKYRDARTHQHIPYRENKNLTGTARYASINTHLGIEQSRRDDLESLGYVLMYFNLGSLPWQGLKAATKRQKYERISEKKMSTPIEVLCKGYPSEFATYLNFCRSLRFDDKPDYSYLRQLFRNLFHRQGFSYDYVFDWNMLKFGANRAAEDAERERREREERMRHTRNPGTRVLPPTTAGRPRGTQDVAPPTPLTPTSHTANTSPRPVSGMERERKVSMRLHRGAPVNISSSDLTGRQDTSRMSTSQILSRVAPSGLQSAVHR
- the LOC117424567 gene encoding casein kinase I isoform X7 — protein: MMQGGVGIPTIKWCGAEGDYNVMVMELLGPSLEDLFNFCSRKFSLKTVLLLADQMISRIEYIHSKNFIHRDVKPDNFLMGLGKKGNLVYIIDFGLAKKYRDARTHQHIPYRENKNLTGTARYASINTHLGIEQSRRDDLESLGYVLMYFNLGSLPWQGLKAATKRQKYERISEKKMSTPIEVLCKGYPSEFATYLNFCRSLRFDDKPDYSYLRQLFRNLFHRQGFSYDYVFDWNMLKFGANRAAEDAERERREREERMRHTRNPGTRVLPPTTAGRPRGTQDVAPPTPLTPTSHTANTSPRPVSGMERERKVSMRLHRGAPVNISSSDLTGRQDTSRMSTSQILSRVAPSGLQSAVHR
- the LOC117424567 gene encoding casein kinase I isoform X6, with protein sequence MELRVGNRYRLGRKIGSGSFGDIYLGKQATEGTSSGSIKGADIAAGEEVAIKLECVKTKHPQLHIESKIYKMMQGGVGIPTIKWCGAEGDYNVMVMELLGPSLEDLFNFCSRKFSLKTVLLLADQMISRIEYIHSKNFIHRDVKPDNFLMGLGKKGNLVYIIDFGLAKKYRDARTHQHIPYRENKNLTGTARYASINTHLGIEQSRRDDLESLGYVLMYFNLGSLPWQGLKAATKRQKYERISEKKMSTPIEVLCKGYPSEFATYLNFCRSLRFDDKPDYSYLRQLFRNLFHRQGFSYDYVFDWNMLKFGANRAAEDAERERREREERMRHTRNPGTRVLPPTTAGRPRGTQDVAPPTPLTPTSHTGRNKGKYVPPPCIGNGAREESQYEIAPRCPSQHLLL
- the LOC117424567 gene encoding casein kinase I isoform X8, yielding MELRVGNRYRLGRKIGSGSFGDIYLGADIAAGEEVAIKLECVKTKHPQLHIESKIYKMMQGGVGIPTIKWCGAEGDYNVMVMELLGPSLEDLFNFCSRKFSLKTVLLLADQMISRIEYIHSKNFIHRDVKPDNFLMGLGKKGNLVYIIDFGLAKKYRDARTHQHIPYRENKNLTGTARYASINTHLGIEQSRRDDLESLGYVLMYFNLGSLPWQGLKAATKRQKYERISEKKMSTPIEVLCKGYPSEFATYLNFCRSLRFDDKPDYSYLRQLFRNLFHRQGFSYDYVFDWNMLKFGANRAAEDAERERREREERMRHTRNPGTRVLPPTTAGRPRGTQDVAPPTPLTPTSHTANTSPRPVSGMERERKVSMRLHRGAPVNISSSDLTGRQDTSRMSTSQHSLRTPRQVAARHVLV
- the LOC117424567 gene encoding casein kinase I isoform X5; protein product: MELRVGNRYRLGRKIGSGSFGDIYLGADIAAGEEVAIKLECVKTKHPQLHIESKIYKMMQGGVGIPTIKWCGAEGDYNVMVMELLGPSLEDLFNFCSRKFSLKTVLLLADQMISRIEYIHSKNFIHRDVKPDNFLMGLGKKGNLVYIIDFGLAKKYRDARTHQHIPYRENKNLTGTARYASINTHLGIEQSRRDDLESLGYVLMYFNLGSLPWQGLKAATKRQKYERISEKKMSTPIEVLCKGYPSEFATYLNFCRSLRFDDKPDYSYLRQLFRNLFHRQGFSYDYVFDWNMLKFGANRAAEDAERERREREERMRHTRNPGTRVLPPTTAGRPRGTQDVAPPTPLTPTSHTANTSPRPVSGMERERKVSMRLHRGAPVNISSSDLTGRQDTSRMSTSQNSIPFEHHGK
- the LOC117424567 gene encoding casein kinase I isoform X1, coding for MELRVGNRYRLGRKIGSGSFGDIYLGKQATEGTSSGSIKGADIAAGEEVAIKLECVKTKHPQLHIESKIYKMMQGGVGIPTIKWCGAEGDYNVMVMELLGPSLEDLFNFCSRKFSLKTVLLLADQMISRIEYIHSKNFIHRDVKPDNFLMGLGKKGNLVYIIDFGLAKKYRDARTHQHIPYRENKNLTGTARYASINTHLGIEQSRRDDLESLGYVLMYFNLGSLPWQGLKAATKRQKYERISEKKMSTPIEVLCKGYPSEFATYLNFCRSLRFDDKPDYSYLRQLFRNLFHRQGFSYDYVFDWNMLKFGANRAAEDAERERREREERMRHTRNPGTRVLPPTTAGRPRGTQDVAPPTPLTPTSHTANTSPRPVSGMERERKVSMRLHRGAPVNISSSDLTGRQDTSRMSTSQILSRVAPSGLQSAVHR